Proteins from one bacterium genomic window:
- a CDS encoding nickel-dependent hydrogenase large subunit, whose product MAKKIITIDPVARIEGHLKIVLEIEGGKVVDARSSGTLFRGFEMILKGRDPRDAQQLTQRACGICSASHATAASLTLESAFRVRPPSNARIIRNLVTGANFLQSHILHFYLLAALDYFVGPEKPPFIPRAKGDYRFSKQMNKEYLDHYIKAMEVRRKIHEMIAIFGGKIPHHISFVPGGVTEKPTVDKIASYLWRLRESMDFIENIYVPDVLRLADVYKDYSKIGRGYGNLLSYGAFDLDDKGSKKLFKRGLLTDGKIESMNKEKITEDVRYSWYDTKTSGKNPKDSDTLPSPGKPGAYSWVKAPRYAGKPYELGPLARMWVNGDYRKGISVMDRHVARALETKKIARAMEEWVLQLRPGRRVYVPCKVPQSAQGIGLTEAPRGALGHWIKISKSRIARYQVVTPTNWNCSPRDDKDKPGPMEKALVGTPVADAENPIELMRIIRSYDPCMACSVHLIEPGRSISEFRVC is encoded by the coding sequence ATGGCGAAAAAAATCATAACTATTGATCCTGTTGCCAGGATTGAAGGACATCTTAAGATTGTACTGGAGATAGAAGGCGGTAAAGTAGTCGATGCCAGAAGCTCTGGGACTCTCTTCAGGGGATTTGAGATGATCCTTAAAGGAAGGGACCCTAGAGATGCTCAACAGTTGACGCAGAGGGCCTGCGGGATATGTTCCGCATCTCACGCAACCGCAGCCTCCTTAACTTTGGAATCTGCTTTCCGGGTGAGACCACCTTCCAATGCCAGAATTATCCGTAATCTGGTAACCGGCGCAAATTTTCTGCAGTCTCATATCTTACATTTTTATCTTCTGGCCGCACTGGACTATTTTGTCGGTCCGGAAAAGCCACCTTTCATCCCCAGAGCTAAGGGTGACTATCGATTTTCCAAACAGATGAACAAAGAGTATCTTGATCACTATATTAAAGCGATGGAAGTTCGCAGGAAAATTCACGAGATGATAGCAATCTTTGGCGGTAAGATTCCCCATCATATAAGTTTTGTTCCCGGAGGAGTGACTGAAAAGCCGACCGTAGATAAGATAGCATCTTACCTGTGGAGATTGAGAGAAAGTATGGACTTTATTGAAAATATTTATGTGCCCGATGTGTTGAGACTTGCCGACGTATATAAAGATTACAGCAAGATTGGCAGGGGTTACGGAAATTTGTTATCTTATGGCGCATTCGACCTGGATGATAAGGGAAGCAAGAAACTGTTTAAAAGAGGCCTTTTGACGGACGGAAAAATAGAAAGCATGAATAAAGAGAAGATAACTGAAGATGTACGCTACTCCTGGTATGATACGAAAACTTCTGGCAAGAATCCCAAAGATAGTGATACACTTCCTTCTCCTGGAAAGCCAGGCGCCTATTCCTGGGTAAAAGCACCGAGATATGCGGGTAAACCCTACGAGTTGGGACCTCTGGCGCGTATGTGGGTGAACGGAGACTATAGGAAAGGGATATCGGTAATGGATAGGCACGTAGCCAGAGCTCTGGAGACAAAGAAGATTGCTCGGGCTATGGAAGAGTGGGTGCTTCAACTGAGGCCTGGAAGGAGAGTTTACGTTCCCTGTAAAGTTCCCCAGAGCGCTCAAGGTATAGGATTGACTGAGGCGCCCCGAGGTGCGCTAGGGCACTGGATTAAGATATCTAAATCCCGAATTGCACGGTATCAGGTGGTTACACCCACTAACTGGAATTGCTCACCGAGAGATGATAAAGATAAGCCTGGTCCGATGGAGAAAGCTCTTGTAGGAACGCCTGTAGCCGATGCGGAAAATCCAATAGAATTAATGAGAATTATCAGGTCCTACGATCCGTGCATGGCCTGTTCGGTCCACTTGATTGAACCTGGT